A portion of the Bacteroidales bacterium genome contains these proteins:
- a CDS encoding lytic transglycosylase domain-containing protein, giving the protein MLIGNLRKRKITVIGSVVTSILTIVLFIILTVDIAGCRELPGSKTLKKDTTIFRNPAYQIPLPEKLSFAGEEVPLKYFDVRESLDRELQLNTYWHSQTLLILKRASRYFPIIEPILKEKGIPDDFKFLAVAESALAQEISPAKAVGFWQILEKTGKELGLEINKEVDERYSIEKSTRAACDYLLKSYNRFGNWTMAAASYNFGSNGIDRQIDRQNNESYYNLVLGDETGRYLYRILAFKAIFENPQKYGFVLTKNNLYPPLKCYCVEVDTSITSIARFAEHFKSNYKMIKTFNPWLRENYLPNKTRKKYQIQIPTEDYRENAYSE; this is encoded by the coding sequence ATGCTTATTGGTAATCTGAGGAAGAGAAAAATCACAGTGATTGGTTCTGTTGTAACATCCATTTTAACTATTGTCCTATTTATCATTCTTACCGTTGATATTGCTGGTTGCAGGGAACTTCCAGGTTCTAAAACCTTGAAAAAAGATACTACAATCTTCCGAAATCCAGCTTATCAGATACCATTACCCGAAAAGTTATCATTTGCTGGCGAGGAAGTTCCCCTTAAGTATTTTGATGTTCGTGAAAGCCTCGACCGTGAGTTGCAGCTAAATACTTACTGGCATTCACAAACATTACTTATTCTAAAACGTGCAAGCCGTTATTTCCCAATAATTGAGCCCATTCTCAAGGAGAAGGGAATTCCCGATGATTTTAAATTTTTGGCAGTTGCTGAAAGTGCATTAGCACAAGAAATTTCCCCAGCTAAAGCGGTTGGTTTCTGGCAAATTCTTGAAAAAACGGGAAAGGAGTTAGGCTTGGAAATTAACAAGGAGGTTGATGAGCGGTATAGTATTGAAAAGTCTACAAGAGCCGCATGCGATTATTTACTAAAGAGTTACAATAGATTTGGCAATTGGACTATGGCTGCCGCATCTTACAACTTTGGGAGCAATGGAATTGATAGGCAAATCGATCGTCAGAATAATGAGAGTTACTATAATCTTGTACTAGGTGATGAAACTGGTCGATATCTTTATAGAATTCTTGCGTTTAAGGCGATATTTGAGAATCCCCAGAAGTATGGCTTTGTACTAACAAAGAATAATTTATATCCTCCCTTAAAATGCTATTGTGTTGAGGTTGATACTTCAATAACCAGTATCGCTAGGTTTGCAGAGCATTTCAAATCAAACTATAAGATGATTAAAACCTTTAATCCTTGGCTACGAGAGAACTATCTCCCTAATAAAACCAGAAAAAAGTATCAAATTCAAATTCCAACTGAAGATTATAGAGAAAACGCATATAGTGAGTAG
- a CDS encoding GxxExxY protein, with amino-acid sequence MPQNHENTKLHQKKYMPISDELDIIGKKIVDAAYTVHKNLGPGLLEKVYEICFCHELAKRGLTCLRQIDIPVVYDGITFNEGLRLDVLVEDNIICEIKAVDLVNPVWEAQVLSHMKLTNKRLGYLINFNVVNIGQGIKRFVL; translated from the coding sequence ATGCCACAAAATCACGAAAACACCAAATTGCACCAAAAAAAGTACATGCCCATTTCCGATGAGCTAGATATTATTGGTAAGAAAATAGTTGATGCTGCTTATACGGTTCATAAAAATTTAGGGCCAGGCTTGCTTGAGAAAGTATATGAAATTTGTTTTTGCCACGAACTAGCAAAAAGGGGGTTAACGTGTCTACGCCAAATTGATATTCCTGTTGTTTATGATGGAATCACCTTTAATGAAGGGTTAAGACTGGATGTTTTGGTTGAAGATAATATAATTTGTGAAATTAAGGCAGTGGATTTAGTAAACCCTGTTTGGGAAGCCCAAGTATTAAGCCACATGAAATTAACTAATAAACGTTTAGGTTATTTAATCAACTTTAATGTTGTTAATATTGGGCAAGGAATAAAACGTTTTGTACTATAG